A genomic region of Xiphophorus couchianus chromosome 18, X_couchianus-1.0, whole genome shotgun sequence contains the following coding sequences:
- the gvin1l2 gene encoding interferon-induced very large GTPase 1: MSFKLTKRPSSKKKRPLKDNAQSEILHKLGLEAYSTRQLDSASVLNINAWTLEDKQPLDLKDLPNTFLRRLWLLSEDARSTCCQTQLDPFNEDGKLPEEKLSSLEENAINPLDLVTSVFISADTFLQQEITVRMMQRKFAVPLVLPNADPEKPSQFLLWPLRGVLGQWRSHSRVTNGRVQNGNLASTPLPIISCIKLGRCSVSKSQVLNYVLTGPKSSKNIFIHKGMDGGQVPRRLSNGLVEIGWYLPTEDVDRDIYQAPFVISNLRGDASHHERCLKLVCQASSAVIIFCGDFKEKEKQLLESCKAMASKLILIDVYGAEGEENTTMGYDGQSLQECLWLPKESVLPGSTLSVEKVANNLCEILKSWVPDNLKPVTLEAAAKLALDIGLNVDESPVCKNAMATVEEILKGLDEGSVEFQQKQLPLQGHLWHKLAELDKEESKHRKSEKETEPQLQEEKKDILAELKRYKMTPAMKIFIDALFTKDKIQRTYFLTWLKLRLQLQQTEKLNSFPESQTEKTEQLENLKHEADNSVDSDSFCTDSEEETEEQPVNNEGSDVVQCIKTTQEEEQHLHNTENTTQHLESTPELSCSNEEQLYLEDSCEDAKALYSQSLESKTYNLGIEHFFREMGLIFELTRTSGSQNVLRLPKLAADLLLHGVPLELMDGDASNVPICWLGSIFAELNHSLHQEKLRTRVLTILGNHHARNAVVLSGLFGVELQEGWKRTSRGVYMAVLSLPDDCRKDLDYDLLLLIDVEGLGLASGGIETDMLIHDNMMATFAIGLSDVLLQNISPHAGEEIETTFKVMVSSLLRSKECGVFPICNLLVQDEGLDAVLQASQLRHVCKMLQTEDKGNVNNHYALNTSSTTFVKGPWPNMSLSETVDKQYTNDVLKLKETLFGALKRCSTKSEESDFIGRLSKVWDAVKSDSFSISLQNINMALGFSLLCTEFSQWEDGLLESMESWLMGATTKIIATKALDGTAQDALLSELKKEAQEEVKSEVHKLKSKAESYLMSEENLKMNSETFMPMLLSNMNKLQERASEEVMQKLETINESHCSLTQIEKFETSLEREQEFKLVALVETSKSTNILLQDHELEEEFESVWKKMCSSFDFRPSESDDISSSVADVLRQNLISRGLQKHMEKLNVVGQKQTSNFQVCDEHFGYRSRLKHMLEDNNKQQKLDAQKTANKIIEEYNKFSANKCSLAADFSESYITELLEMIENGLREKSLEIRSAFEVDLKIHLCNAACQDFQKLHDRFGKDKELLTYIYETKNKYVAEFIYQFRKRDQCQRVAQAFISMVIKPLVLAYINQPLGIQIAKEIENKAKQFQSPHAFHQSILEDLINEDCFESFEQYLLFYEDYRRTKINDTVVAHLADTTSLRKLKQQRLGEVVGQIAAAVSQTTEGASGVLSDTKPLLERVCLILEKDANINVEKESLNGPLFSITTDWDCFVKCLMELLATMHLGLSQDFNQNVDVLEVLNDLSILPQDHLLQIVRGCDKRCPLCKAPCDKVELDHEIHSSLLHRPKGILPRDICSPFHLSSSETSKDSHAEFMICKNLPLQDTNWSDVSDDLNSQKANNYWRYVLVRFNEKFAAEHKQELAKFPEDWTKITKEEALDGLKEVFGRKECN; this comes from the exons ATGTCTTTCAAGCTTACCAAAAGACCgagcagcaaaaagaaaa GACCTCTGAAGGACAATGCCCAGTCAGAGATTCTTCATAAGCTTGGCCTAGAGGCCTATAGCACTAGACAACTTGATTCTGCATCAGTGTTAAATATCAACGCATGGACTCTGGAGGATAAACAGCCTCTAGACCTCAAAGATCTCCCAAATACTTTCCTCAGACGCCTTTGGCTGCTTAGTGAAGATGCCCGGAGCACTTGTTGCCAGACTCAGCTTGACCCTTTCAATGAGGATGGCAAACTACCAGAGGAAAAACTCAGCAGTTTGGAAGAAAATGCTATCAACCCCCTGGATCTGGTTACATCTGTCTTTATATCTGCTGACACATTTCTGCAGCAGGAGATAACTGTGCGCATGATGCAGAGGAAGTTTGCTGTGCCTTTGGTCCTACCAAACGCTGATCCAGAGAAACCCAGTCAGTTCCTTCTCTGGCCGTTAAGAGGTGTTTTGGGCCAATGGAGATCTCACTCTCGGGTTACTAATGGCAGAGTACAAAATGGCAATTTGGCAAGCACACCTCTGCCAATTATTTCATGTATAAAACTTGGCCGTTGCAGTGTCTCTAAGTCACAAGTGCTTAACTATGTTCTGACTGGACCTAAATCAagcaaaaacatattcatacatAAGGGCATGGATGGAGGGCAAGTTCCCCGAAGACTCTCTAATGGCCTTGTAGAGATTGGATGGTATCTACCCACTGAAGATGTCGACAGAGATATATACCAAGCCCCTTTTGTTATCTCTAATTTACGAGGTGATGCCAGCCATCATGAGAGATGTCTCAAACTTGTATGTCAAGCATCATCGGCTGTTATAATTTTCTGTGGAGACTttaaggagaaagaaaaacaactcctTGAATCTTGCAAAGCCATGGCAAGTAAGCTCATCCTAATCGACGTCTACGGCGCAGAAGGAGAAGAGAACACAACTATGGGATATGATGGACAGAGCCTTCAAGAATGTTTATGGCTTCCCAAAGAGTCTGTGCTTCCAGGGAGTACTTTGAGTGTGGAGAAAGTGGCAAACAACCTTTGTGAAATCCTTAAAAGTTGGGTACCAGACAATCTGAAGCCCGTTACACTTGAGGCAGCAGCAAAATTAGCATTGGATATTGGCCTAAATGTGGATGAAAGCCCAGTCTGCAAAAATGCAATGGCCACAGTGGAGGAAATATTGAAGGGTTTAGATGAGGGATCAGTTGAATTTCAACAGAAACAACTCCCTTTGCAGGGGCATTTGTGGCACAAACTGGCAGAGTTAGATAAGGAGGaaagcaaacacagaaaatcagaaaaagaaactgaaccCCAACttcaagaagaaaagaaagacatctTGGCAGAGTTAAAAAGGTACAAAATGACCCCAGCTATGAAGATTTTTATAGACGCTCTTTTCACAAAGGATAAAATTCAGAGGACTTATTTCCTTACTTGGCTCAAATTGAGGCTTCAACTACAACAAACCGAAAAACTGAACAGTTTTCCAGAgtcacagacagaaaaaacagaacaactggaaaaccttaaacatgAAGCCGATAACAGTGTAGATAGTGACAGTTTCTGTACAGATTCTGAAGAGGAAACTGAAGAACAGCCAGTAAACAATGAAGGATCAGACGTTGTTCAGTGCATCAAAACAACACAAGAGGAGGAGCAACATTTGCATAATACAGAAAACACCACTCAACATTTGGAGTCCACACCAGAGTTATCATGTTCTAATGAGGAACAATTGTACCTTGAAGATTCATGTGAAGATGCTAAAGCCTTGTATTCACAGTCTCTTGagtcaaaaacatacaatttaggCATTGAACACTTTTTCCGTGAGATGGGGCTGATTTTTGAGCTCACACGTACAAGTGGAAGTCAGAATGTGTTGCGTTTGCCCAAACTTGCAGCAGATCTTCTCCTCCATGGGGTTCCACTGGAACTAATGGATGGAGATGCATCAAACGTCCCCATATGCTGGCTGGGTTCCATCTTTGCAGAGCTGAACCACTCCCTACATCAAGAGAAGTTGAGGACCAGAGTGCTGACGATCCTAGGCAATCATCACGCTAGGAATGCTGTGGTTCTGTCTGGCCTGTTTGGTGTTGAACTCCAAGAGGGATGGAAAAGAACAAGCAGAGGGGTTTATATGGCTGTTCTAAGTCTCCCTGATGATTGCAGAAAAGACTTAGATTATGATCTTCTTTTGTTAATTGATGTGGAAGGCCTTGGCTTAGCTTCAGGAGGAATTGAAACTGATATGTTAATTCACGACAATATGATGGCCACATTTGCAATAGGATTAAGTGATGTTTTACTCCAGAACATTTCTCCTCATGCTGGCGAAGAGATCGAGACAACATTTAAGGTCATGGTCAGTTCTCTCCTCCGCTCCAAAGAATGCGGTGTATTTCCTATTTGCAATCTCCTGGTTCAAGATGAGGGCCTAGACGCTGTATTACAAGCTTCCCAGTTGAGGCATGTTTGCAAGATGCTACAGACTGAAGACAAAGGAAATGTCAACAATCACTATGCATTAAATACAAGCAGCACCACATTTGTGAAAGGACCTTGGCCCAATATGTCTCTTTCTGAAACAGTTGATAAACAATACACAAATGATGTGTTAAAGCTTAAGGAAACCCTGTTTGGAGCCCTAAAGAGATGTTCAACCAAGTCTGAAGAGTCAGATTTCATTGGACGGTTGTCTAAGGTGTGGGATGCAGTAAAAAGTGATTCATTTTCCATTAGTCTACAGAACATCAACATGGCTTTAGGGTTTTCTTTGCTCTGCACAGAGTTTTCCCAATGGGAAGATGGTCTTCTGGAAAGCATGGAGAGCTGGTTAATGGgggcaacaacaaaaatcattgCCACAAAGGCTTTGGATGGTACTGCTCAAGATGCCCTTTTAAGTGAGTTGAAGAAAGAAGCGCAGGAGGAAGTCAAATCAGAAGTACACAAACTCAAATCGAAAGCAGAAAGCTATCTGATGTCAgaagaaaatctcaaaatgaATTCTGAAACATTCATGCCTATGCTTTTGAGCAACATGAACAAACTCCAGGAAAGAGCCTCTGAGGAGGTCATGCAAAAGTTGGAGACAATCAATGAGTCGCACTGTTCTTTGACTCAAATTGAAAAATTTGAAACATCACTGGAAAGAGAGCAAGAGTTCAAGTTAGTTGCACTAGTGGAGACAAGCAAGTCCACCAATATTCTTCTTCAAGATCACGAACTGGAAGAGGAGTTTGAGAGTGTGTGGAAGAAGATGTGTTCCAGTTTTGACTTCAGACCTTCAGAAAGTGATGACATTAGTTCAAGTGTGGCAGACGTTCTGAGGCAGAATCTAATCAGTCGTGGCCTCCAGAAACACATGGAAAAACTTAATGTTGTAGGCCAAAAGCAGACTTCCAATTTCCAAGTATGTGATGAACATTTTGGATATCGCAGCCGGTTAAAACACATGCTTGAAGACAacaataagcaacaaaaattaGATGCTCAAAAGACAGCGAACAAAATCATAGAGGAATACAACAAGTTTAGTGCAAATAAATGCAGCTTAGCAGCAGATTTCTCAGAAAGCTACATCACTGAGCTGTTAGAAATGATTGAAAATGGTTTAAGAGAAAAGTCATTGGAAATCCGATCAGCTTTTGAAGTcgatttaaaaatacatctgtGCAATGCAGCATGTCAAGATTTCCAAAAATTACATGACCGCTTTGGCAAGGACAAAGAACTTCTGACATATATATATGAAACCAAGAATAAGTACGTAGCAGAGTTCATTTACCAGTTTAGGAAACGAGATCAGTGCCAGAGGGTGGCCCAAGCATTCATATCCATGGTCATCAAACCATTAGTTTTAGCGTATATCAATCAGCCATTGGGGATACAAATAGCAAAGGAGATTGAGAATAAAGCTAAGCAGTTTCAGTCTCCACATGCTTTCCACCAAAGCATACTGGAAGATCTGATTAATGAAGATTGCTTTGAAAGCTttgaacaatatttgttgttctATGAAGACTACAGAAGAACAAAGATTAATGACACAGTGGTTGCTCACTTGGCTGACACAACCAGCCTTCGTAAATTAAAGCAACAAAGACTTGGAGAAGTTGTAGGGCAGATTGCGGCAGCTGTAAGTCAAACAACAGAAGGTGCCAGTGGAGTGCTCAGTGATACAAAGCCACTGCTGGAGAGAGTCTGTCTCATTTTAGAGAAAGATGCAAACATTAACGTTGAGAAGGAGTCTCTAAATGGTCCCCTCTTTAGCATCACAACAGATTGGGATTGCTTTGTTAAGTGTTTAATGGAGTTACTGGCCACAATGCACTTAGGTCTCAGTCAGGACTTCAACCAAAATGTGGATGTACTCGAGGTTCTCAATGACCTTTCAATTCTGCCGCAGGACCACCTTCTCCAAATAGTGAGAGGCTGTGACAAAAGATGCCCTCTATGCAAGGCCCCTTGTGACAAAGTAGAGCTTGACCATGAGATACACAGCTCTCTGCTTCATCGACCCAAAGGCATACTGCCTCGTGACATCTGTTCTCCATTTCATCTCAGTAGCTCAGAAACCAGCAAGGACTCACACGCAGAATTCATGATATGTAAAAATCTTCCATTGCAAGATACGAACTGGAGCGATGTTTCTGACGACCTCAACAGCCAAAAGGCCAACAATTACTGGAG GTACGTGTTGGTGAGGTTTAATGAGAAGTTTGCAGCAGAACACAAGCAAGAGCTTGCAAAGTTTCCAGAGGATTGGACGAAGATCACAAAAGAGGAGGCCTTAGATGGTTTGAAAGAAGTCTTTGGCAGAAAAGAGTGTAACTAA